In the Octadecabacter sp. SW4 genome, one interval contains:
- a CDS encoding class I SAM-dependent methyltransferase, producing the protein MPFKLRQCRACGGAVTDILDLGASPIANALLSEPDADPPRYPLGLVDCAECGLVQNRTALPDDLLFAPDYPYFASVSAAVRAHADDIATALASHLPKGATTLEVGSNDGAVQAALAQRGITAIGIDPATGPALAARAKGLTVINAGFDARVVDQVLTDHGPVTAVHMCNVLAHVNTPKQLIKNAKSVLAPGGFIMIEVQSWRALVTAGAFDMVYHEHHAHFSLGSLAALLRDAGLGIKAVEDIAMQGGSLRVWCQPDTAHSADIAPAIKAEAAALADAPARLDAALKRFRGDVARFLHDLGDRPLYGYGAAAKTVTLIAASGCDWPLQAVADAAPSKIGRYLPMGGVPIIAPAALEARAPATLFLFAWNIAREIAPRFAGSRIMVPVPHLHELT; encoded by the coding sequence ATGCCCTTTAAGCTACGCCAGTGTCGCGCCTGTGGTGGTGCGGTGACGGATATCCTTGATCTGGGGGCCAGTCCGATCGCCAATGCCTTGCTATCTGAGCCCGATGCCGATCCCCCCCGCTACCCGCTTGGGCTGGTGGATTGCGCTGAATGTGGGTTGGTTCAAAACCGCACAGCCCTGCCCGATGATCTGCTTTTTGCACCGGATTATCCCTATTTTGCATCGGTTTCCGCGGCCGTGCGCGCCCACGCGGATGATATCGCCACCGCCCTTGCCAGCCATCTGCCCAAAGGCGCGACCACGCTTGAGGTCGGCAGCAATGACGGGGCGGTGCAAGCGGCGCTGGCCCAGCGCGGAATCACAGCCATCGGCATTGATCCGGCAACCGGCCCGGCACTGGCGGCGCGCGCCAAGGGGCTGACCGTGATCAACGCGGGCTTTGACGCCCGCGTTGTTGATCAGGTGTTAACAGACCACGGCCCCGTCACGGCGGTGCACATGTGCAATGTGTTGGCCCATGTAAATACTCCCAAACAATTGATTAAAAATGCGAAATCCGTGCTGGCGCCGGGTGGTTTCATCATGATCGAGGTGCAGTCATGGCGCGCACTTGTCACGGCGGGCGCGTTCGACATGGTATATCATGAACACCACGCGCATTTCTCGCTGGGCTCCCTGGCGGCCCTGTTGCGCGATGCCGGATTGGGCATCAAAGCCGTCGAAGATATCGCCATGCAGGGCGGTAGTTTGCGGGTCTGGTGTCAGCCTGACACGGCTCACAGCGCTGATATTGCCCCCGCGATCAAGGCCGAGGCCGCCGCCCTTGCCGATGCCCCCGCCCGGTTGGACGCCGCCCTCAAGCGGTTTCGCGGTGATGTGGCGCGCTTCTTGCATGACCTCGGGGATCGCCCGCTTTATGGCTACGGTGCTGCGGCCAAAACGGTGACACTGATCGCCGCATCGGGCTGTGACTGGCCGCTGCAAGCGGTGGCGGATGCTGCGCCGTCCAAGATCGGGCGGTATCTGCCCATGGGCGGCGTGCCAATCATTGCGCCCGCCGCGCTTGAAGCCCGCGCGCCCGCCACCCTGTTCCTGTTTGCCTGGAACATTGCGCGCGAAATCGCGCCCCGTTTTGCGGGCAGCCGGATCATGGTGCCCGTCCCCCATCTGCACGAGTTGACATGA
- a CDS encoding NAD(P)-dependent oxidoreductase — protein MKVIVTGAAGFVGACVIAALRARGHQVVACDIGWFSAARTDRAAYVPCDFRQLRSVQLEGVAAIIHLAGFSNDPLGALAPDVTHALNTAATLDLARRARAAGVGAFVFASSCSVYGDSGAAALDEGAPIAPLTPYAQAKTDAETGLLALVTPQFRVAALRGATAFGPSACPRTDLLLNELCALAACGKPLTLTSDGQSWRPFMPVQDFARAFVAALHPPALPTPRPIWNIAPPQMQMTVAQAAQRAARVAGAAPPVLGANAGRDLRSYQVLGSAFSRAYPAFAYSDDFDAAVRETVASFRALPNLAGDLAARRFVRLANLPASATRQARDAL, from the coding sequence GTGAAAGTCATCGTAACTGGGGCGGCCGGTTTTGTCGGTGCCTGCGTTATCGCGGCCTTGCGCGCGCGGGGCCATCAGGTTGTCGCCTGTGATATCGGCTGGTTCAGTGCGGCGCGCACGGATCGGGCCGCATATGTGCCGTGTGATTTTCGCCAACTGCGCAGCGTGCAGCTGGAAGGCGTTGCCGCGATCATCCATCTGGCGGGCTTTTCCAACGATCCGCTGGGTGCGCTGGCCCCTGACGTAACACATGCGTTGAACACCGCTGCGACCCTTGATCTTGCGCGGCGCGCCCGTGCAGCCGGGGTTGGCGCATTTGTCTTTGCCTCAAGTTGCAGCGTTTACGGCGATAGCGGTGCTGCCGCGCTTGACGAGGGTGCGCCGATCGCACCGTTGACCCCCTATGCGCAGGCCAAGACCGATGCGGAAACCGGATTGTTGGCGCTGGTCACACCGCAGTTTCGCGTGGCGGCCCTGCGCGGCGCAACTGCCTTTGGCCCCTCGGCCTGCCCGCGCACCGACTTGTTATTGAACGAACTTTGCGCGCTTGCCGCCTGCGGCAAACCGCTGACGCTGACATCGGATGGCCAAAGCTGGCGCCCCTTCATGCCGGTGCAGGATTTCGCCCGCGCCTTTGTCGCGGCATTGCACCCGCCTGCCCTGCCAACGCCCCGCCCGATCTGGAATATCGCCCCGCCGCAGATGCAGATGACCGTGGCACAGGCGGCCCAGCGCGCAGCCCGGGTCGCGGGCGCTGCCCCGCCCGTGCTCGGCGCGAATGCCGGGCGCGATTTGCGCTCTTATCAGGTTCTTGGATCCGCATTTTCGCGCGCCTATCCGGCGTTTGCCTATAGCGATGATTTTGATGCCGCGGTGCGCGAAACCGTCGCCAGTTTCCGCGCCCTGCCCAATCTTGCAGGCGACCTTGCGGCGCGGCGGTTCGTGCGCCTTGCCAACCTGCCCGCAAGCGCGACCAGACAGGCGCGCGATGCCCTTTAA
- a CDS encoding glycosyltransferase, protein MTEAKITTAGPNLLIIGAPRAGTTFLWGWLGQHPDIFAPPVKEPHYHLADRWPLGGPEAEAFTAPLAQYLAGKKAQVWGGLMSDPQDYAALYAPGLTARYRLEATPNYFAEGAAMATRLRDRLGPDIRVIVMLRDPVARALSQMRLFRQLGWEDSTDFAAALSLGPDRLAKGWAPTWDYLRYSEVAAPLAAWQAVFGDRLHVITHDALTYAPQATMARVLHWLDLPAVALPLPKQRNAAAVDDGITMAGAERAVAASGRLDLVAERAVLAAQSDPALAPPVVSIGMPVRNGGAGIAKALKSLLAQTYPHLHIHVCDNASTDDTAAIVADIAARDRRVTLHRFENSVGIQDSYRRALMCCDTAYFMFAPADDRWDRAFIDEAVRVMQADPTLAVCCGQITMVDGEGRGRLSKGTVPIAGKPLSRWTRALMRSYDASRIYGLLRADCLDGLIPATAPEGWDHYSVAKLALRGNCARIDVPAMTRGQTPVATYRALMYTQERGPWRRVFFMRHVAALFRDDPAFDTRPLRARLALTSFQLLHTQQGLAGRGFGPLRWLARRGAGMLRALASVSPDRGSTT, encoded by the coding sequence ATGACGGAAGCAAAAATCACCACGGCTGGTCCGAACCTGTTGATCATCGGTGCGCCGCGTGCTGGCACAACGTTTTTATGGGGCTGGCTGGGGCAGCATCCTGATATCTTCGCCCCGCCCGTGAAAGAGCCGCATTACCACCTGGCAGACCGATGGCCACTGGGTGGCCCCGAAGCCGAAGCATTTACAGCGCCCCTTGCGCAGTATCTGGCAGGCAAAAAGGCGCAGGTCTGGGGCGGATTGATGAGCGATCCGCAGGATTATGCCGCACTTTACGCGCCCGGACTGACCGCGCGCTACAGGTTGGAAGCAACACCAAACTATTTTGCCGAAGGCGCCGCTATGGCCACGCGCCTGCGCGATCGGCTTGGCCCCGATATTCGCGTGATCGTCATGCTGCGCGATCCGGTGGCGCGCGCCTTGTCACAGATGCGCCTGTTTCGCCAGCTCGGATGGGAAGACAGCACCGATTTCGCCGCCGCCTTGTCGCTTGGACCCGATCGCCTGGCCAAGGGCTGGGCCCCGACCTGGGATTACCTGCGCTACAGCGAAGTCGCGGCACCCCTGGCCGCCTGGCAGGCCGTATTTGGCGACCGCTTGCACGTGATCACCCATGATGCGCTCACCTATGCACCCCAGGCCACGATGGCGCGGGTGCTGCACTGGCTTGACCTTCCCGCCGTCGCTTTGCCCTTGCCCAAACAGCGCAACGCCGCCGCCGTGGATGATGGGATCACCATGGCAGGGGCGGAGCGTGCTGTTGCGGCCTCGGGGCGGCTGGATCTGGTCGCGGAACGCGCCGTGCTTGCGGCGCAATCGGACCCCGCCCTTGCCCCGCCCGTGGTCAGTATCGGCATGCCCGTGCGCAACGGTGGCGCGGGTATCGCCAAGGCCCTGAAAAGCCTTTTGGCGCAAACCTATCCGCATCTGCATATTCATGTATGTGATAATGCGAGCACCGATGACACCGCCGCGATCGTGGCGGATATCGCAGCCCGCGACCGCCGGGTGACCCTGCATCGTTTCGAAAATTCCGTAGGTATTCAAGATAGTTACAGGCGTGCGCTCATGTGCTGCGATACTGCCTATTTCATGTTTGCCCCCGCCGATGATCGCTGGGACCGGGCGTTCATTGACGAAGCCGTGCGCGTCATGCAGGCCGATCCGACGCTTGCGGTCTGTTGCGGCCAGATCACGATGGTTGACGGCGAAGGCCGCGGGCGCCTGTCCAAGGGCACGGTGCCAATTGCGGGCAAGCCGCTGTCGCGCTGGACCAGGGCATTGATGCGCAGCTACGACGCAAGTCGTATTTACGGGCTGCTGCGGGCCGATTGCCTTGACGGGTTGATCCCTGCCACCGCCCCCGAAGGCTGGGACCATTACAGCGTGGCCAAGTTGGCGCTGCGCGGCAACTGCGCGCGGATTGACGTGCCGGCCATGACGCGCGGACAAACGCCCGTCGCGACCTATCGCGCGCTGATGTATACTCAGGAACGCGGCCCGTGGCGGCGGGTCTTTTTCATGCGTCACGTGGCGGCGTTGTTTCGCGATGATCCGGCATTTGACACGCGGCCCCTGCGCGCGCGCCTTGCGCTGACCAGCTTTCAACTGCTGCATACCCAGCAAGGACTAGCGGGCCGCGGCTTTGGCCCTCTGCGCTGGCTTGCGCGGCGCGGCGCGGGGATGTTGCGCGCCCTTGCGTCCGTATCACCCGACAGGGGCTCAACCACATGA
- a CDS encoding sugar phosphate nucleotidyltransferase has protein sequence MSKPHGIILAGGDSLRFAGATGLHKSLAPIADAPLILHVAAMLVRGGAGAITVLTGAAHAAICAGLGTGQLQVRGHAPTHITLRQSAPDLGTAGRLATLPAAMLGEGALLAYTDVLSDAPLADLLALRRSRQAALAMLAVQPDMPWGIARLQGDKITDFTEKPPLDRGWVNGGIFAVSAAILPHIHAPHEMLEREPMARLIAAEQAVALRHRGIWRAVDTTKDHARLNDDLARAALDGIADARPRLI, from the coding sequence ATGAGCAAGCCCCACGGCATTATCCTTGCGGGCGGCGACAGCCTGCGGTTTGCGGGGGCAACGGGATTGCACAAGTCACTTGCACCCATCGCGGATGCGCCCTTGATTCTGCATGTGGCCGCGATGCTGGTGCGTGGCGGTGCGGGCGCGATTACCGTGCTGACCGGTGCCGCTCACGCTGCAATTTGCGCAGGTCTGGGAACTGGGCAATTGCAGGTCCGCGGCCATGCACCCACGCACATCACCCTGCGCCAATCCGCCCCCGATCTGGGGACCGCTGGCCGTTTGGCAACCCTGCCCGCCGCCATGCTGGGCGAGGGGGCGTTGTTGGCTTACACAGATGTGCTGAGCGATGCACCCCTGGCCGATCTGCTGGCCCTGCGCCGGTCCCGCCAGGCCGCTCTTGCCATGCTGGCGGTGCAGCCGGATATGCCCTGGGGAATTGCCAGGTTGCAGGGTGATAAAATCACTGATTTCACAGAAAAACCCCCGCTCGATCGTGGCTGGGTGAATGGTGGTATCTTTGCGGTTTCAGCCGCGATTCTGCCCCATATCCACGCCCCGCACGAAATGCTGGAGCGTGAACCGATGGCACGCCTGATCGCGGCCGAACAGGCGGTGGCCCTGCGCCACCGCGGTATTTGGCGGGCGGTTGATACGACCAAGGATCACGCGCGCCTGAACGACGATCTTGCGCGCGCTGCGCTTGACGGAATCGCGGATGCCCGACCGCGATTGATCTAG
- a CDS encoding LysR family transcriptional regulator — MIDKLDMFIALAREEHFGRAAQSMGVTQPTLSAAIKQLEDSLGVMLVWRGSRFQGLTPEGQRVLEWARQIVGDARTMREEMRAARQGLSGNLRLAVIPTALTVVSDLTAGFTVKHPGVRFTVLSRTSAEILTMLENLQIDAGVTYLENEPLGRVTTVPIYAERYVLVVRADHPLAGQAGVAWAALGDLPLGLLTPDMQNRRIINAHLTEAGVDIAPKVEASSTVVLISHVLQANWATVLPLRAAQIFLKAGDLAAVPLTGSDASHAVGLIAPYREPHTPVLAALLAQAQSISDHRVP, encoded by the coding sequence ATGATCGACAAACTGGACATGTTCATCGCCCTTGCACGCGAAGAACACTTTGGCCGCGCTGCCCAAAGCATGGGTGTGACCCAGCCCACCCTGTCAGCCGCCATCAAGCAGCTTGAGGATAGCCTTGGGGTGATGCTGGTCTGGCGTGGATCGCGGTTTCAGGGGCTGACACCCGAAGGCCAGCGCGTGCTGGAATGGGCGCGCCAGATCGTTGGCGATGCGCGCACCATGCGCGAGGAAATGCGCGCCGCGCGTCAAGGCCTGTCGGGCAACCTGCGCCTTGCGGTCATCCCCACGGCACTGACGGTCGTGTCGGATCTGACAGCGGGGTTCACGGTGAAACACCCCGGTGTGCGTTTTACGGTGCTGTCACGGACATCGGCCGAGATCCTGACAATGCTGGAGAATTTGCAGATCGACGCGGGCGTGACCTATCTGGAAAACGAACCACTTGGGCGCGTCACAACCGTGCCGATTTATGCCGAACGCTACGTGCTGGTTGTGCGCGCCGATCATCCGCTGGCCGGGCAGGCGGGGGTGGCTTGGGCCGCGCTGGGCGATCTGCCGCTGGGCCTGCTGACGCCTGATATGCAAAACCGCCGGATCATCAATGCGCATTTGACGGAGGCGGGCGTCGACATCGCCCCCAAGGTCGAAGCCTCATCGACCGTTGTGCTGATCAGCCATGTCTTGCAGGCCAATTGGGCAACCGTTCTGCCCCTGCGCGCAGCGCAGATATTCCTGAAAGCCGGTGATTTGGCCGCTGTGCCGCTGACTGGCAGCGACGCCAGCCACGCCGTGGGCCTGATCGCACCCTATCGCGAACCGCATACGCCCGTGTTGGCGGCGCTTTTGGCGCAAGCCCAGTCGATTTCAGACCACAGGGTGCCATGA
- a CDS encoding formate dehydrogenase subunit gamma, which yields MSASQATKDTMARILAAHDGLEGPLLPILHAVQAEMGFIPEDVQPIIANHLNISKAEVHGVVTFYHDFRDAPAGRHIVKICRAEACQAMGANGLAEATLAKLGVDWHGTTANGAVTVEPVYCLGLCACGPAAMVDDRVLGRVDGAKMDELLAEAGA from the coding sequence ATGTCCGCCAGCCAAGCCACCAAAGATACAATGGCCCGTATTCTGGCCGCACATGACGGGCTGGAAGGGCCGCTTTTGCCGATCCTGCACGCGGTGCAGGCCGAGATGGGTTTCATCCCGGAAGACGTGCAGCCGATCATCGCCAATCACCTTAATATTTCGAAGGCCGAAGTGCATGGGGTGGTGACGTTTTACCACGATTTCCGCGATGCCCCCGCAGGCCGCCATATCGTTAAAATCTGCCGTGCCGAGGCCTGTCAGGCGATGGGGGCCAATGGATTGGCTGAGGCGACACTTGCGAAACTGGGCGTGGACTGGCACGGCACCACGGCCAATGGCGCGGTGACGGTCGAACCGGTCTACTGCCTAGGTCTATGCGCTTGCGGCCCCGCCGCGATGGTTGATGACCGCGTTCTGGGTCGGGTGGACGGGGCGAAAATGGATGAACTTCTGGCGGAGGCGGGCGCATGA
- a CDS encoding NADH-quinone oxidoreductase subunit NuoF: protein MKIYVPLDSAARALGADAVADAITREAAKRGMDVQVVRTGSRGMVWLEPLVEVGEDRAAFGPVSVADVPALLDGKLKGHGTATDIPFFAKQTRLTFARCGVIDPLDLDDYRAHGGLVGLRRAVGMTGTEIVTEVTESGLRGRGGAGFPTGIKWNTVAGARADQKYIVCNADEGDSGTFADRMIMEGDPFTLIEGMVIAGIAVGATKGYVYLRSEYPDAIKIMSQAVEIARESGVLGAAVLGSDHAFDMEIRVGAGAYVCGEETSLLNSLEGKRGVVRAKPPLPALEGFMGKPTVVNNVISLATVPVILEKGAQHYKDFGLGRSRGTIPIQIAGNVAHGGLFEAAFGMPLGELVDEIAGGTATGRPVKAVQVGGPLGAYFPRAKFDTPFGYEEFDGQGGLIGHAGIVVFDDSADMLGMARFAMEFCAVESCGKCTPCRIGAVRGVETIDRIGRGDSAAVEILTDLCDTMRDGSLCALGGFTPFPVMSALTHFPDDFATKKEAAE from the coding sequence ATGAAAATCTACGTTCCCCTTGATAGCGCGGCCAGGGCGCTGGGCGCGGACGCGGTTGCCGATGCGATTACGCGCGAGGCAGCAAAGCGCGGCATGGACGTGCAGGTAGTGCGCACCGGGTCGCGGGGCATGGTCTGGCTGGAACCGCTGGTCGAAGTCGGCGAGGACCGCGCGGCCTTTGGGCCGGTTTCGGTCGCCGATGTGCCGGCCCTGCTGGATGGCAAACTAAAAGGCCACGGCACGGCCACCGATATCCCGTTTTTTGCAAAGCAAACCCGCCTGACATTCGCCCGCTGTGGCGTGATCGACCCGCTTGATCTGGACGACTACCGCGCGCATGGCGGGCTGGTTGGCCTGCGCCGCGCGGTGGGTATGACGGGCACTGAGATCGTGACCGAAGTCACCGAAAGCGGGCTGCGTGGCCGTGGTGGCGCGGGGTTCCCGACAGGGATCAAATGGAACACGGTGGCAGGTGCGCGAGCGGATCAGAAATACATCGTCTGCAACGCCGATGAGGGCGACAGCGGCACCTTTGCCGACCGGATGATCATGGAGGGCGATCCGTTCACCTTGATCGAAGGGATGGTGATTGCCGGTATCGCCGTTGGCGCGACCAAGGGCTATGTCTACCTGCGCAGCGAATATCCAGACGCTATTAAGATCATGTCGCAGGCCGTTGAAATCGCGCGTGAAAGCGGCGTTTTGGGCGCGGCTGTTCTGGGCAGCGATCATGCGTTCGATATGGAAATCCGCGTTGGTGCCGGGGCCTATGTATGCGGCGAGGAAACGTCGCTGTTGAACTCGCTGGAGGGCAAGCGCGGTGTTGTGCGCGCCAAGCCGCCACTGCCCGCGCTCGAAGGGTTCATGGGTAAGCCAACGGTGGTGAACAACGTGATTTCGCTGGCCACGGTGCCGGTGATTTTGGAGAAAGGCGCGCAGCATTACAAGGATTTCGGCCTTGGCCGCTCGCGCGGGACGATCCCGATCCAGATTGCCGGAAACGTGGCCCATGGCGGGCTGTTCGAGGCCGCCTTTGGCATGCCCCTGGGTGAGCTGGTTGACGAGATCGCCGGTGGCACCGCCACGGGCCGCCCCGTCAAGGCGGTGCAGGTCGGCGGGCCTTTGGGGGCCTATTTCCCACGCGCCAAATTCGACACGCCCTTCGGGTATGAGGAATTTGACGGGCAGGGCGGCTTGATCGGTCATGCCGGTATTGTCGTGTTTGACGACAGCGCCGATATGCTCGGCATGGCGCGGTTCGCGATGGAATTTTGCGCCGTGGAATCTTGCGGAAAGTGCACGCCCTGCCGGATCGGTGCGGTGCGCGGCGTTGAAACCATTGACCGGATCGGGCGCGGCGACAGTGCCGCCGTCGAGATTTTGACCGATCTTTGTGATACAATGCGTGACGGGAGCCTGTGCGCGCTGGGCGGGTTCACCCCGTTCCCCGTCATGTCGGCGCTAACGCATTTCCCCGATGATTTCGCCACCAAGAAGGAGGCCGCGGAATGA
- the fdhF gene encoding formate dehydrogenase subunit alpha: MRDFIIPTDMGTPASRSTKVITLTIDGFDVTVPEGTSVMRASAEAGIAVPKLCATDSLEAFGSCRLCVVEIEGRRGTPASCTTPVAEGMIVKTQSSKVKKIRKGVMELYISDHPLDCLTCAANGDCELQDMAGMVGLRDVRYEAVATHFEARNAGGDINPQFIPKDDSNPYFTYDPAKCIVCSRCVRACEEVQGTFALTIEGMGFNSRVAAGTASDDFLASDCVSCGACVQACPTATLQEKSVIELGTPERSVITTCAYCGVGCSFKAELNGDELVRMVPYKNGKANRGHSCVKGRFAYGYANHADRITSPMIRDKITDPWREVSWEEAIGFTAQKLRDLQARHGQQAIGGITSSRCTNEETFLVQKMIRATFGNNNTDTCARVCHSPTGYGLKTTFGTSAGTQDFDSVEHTDVAIVIGANPTDGHPVFASRLKKRLRAGAKLIVIDPRRIDLVKTPHVAASHHLPLRPGTNVAVLTSIAHVIVTEGLMDEAFIRDRCDWDEFAEYAEFVSDPRHSPEATALLSGVDADELRGAARLFAKGGNGAIYYGLGVTEHSQGSTTVMAIANLAMMTGNLGRPGVGVNPLRGQNNVQGACDMGSFPHELPGYRHVSDDATREVFEKLWGVELDAKPGLRIPNMLDAAVDGTFKGLYVQGEDILQSDPDTKHVMAGLEAMECVIVHDLFLNETANYAHVFLPGSTFLEKDGTFTNAERRINRVRRVMAPLNGYADWEVTMLLANAMGAGWTYTHPSQVMDEIAATTPSFANVSYELLEERGSVQWPCNDANPDGAPIMHIDSFARGKGQFIITEYIATEERTGARFPLLLTTGRILSQYNVGAQTRRTQNVVWHAEDVLEIHPHDAEVRGVTEGDWVKLASRSGDTSLRAHITDRVSPGVVYTTFHHPDTQANVITTDYSDWATNCPEYKVTAVQVGKSNGPTDWQEDYNAQAEKSRRILPAAE, translated from the coding sequence ATGAGAGATTTCATCATCCCCACAGATATGGGCACGCCTGCGTCGCGATCCACCAAGGTGATCACGCTGACGATTGACGGCTTTGATGTGACGGTGCCCGAGGGCACGAGTGTCATGCGGGCATCGGCCGAGGCGGGCATTGCCGTGCCGAAGCTTTGTGCGACAGATAGTCTTGAGGCCTTCGGGTCTTGCCGCCTTTGTGTGGTCGAAATCGAGGGGCGACGGGGCACGCCGGCGTCTTGCACCACCCCGGTGGCTGAGGGAATGATTGTCAAAACGCAATCTTCCAAGGTCAAGAAGATCCGAAAAGGCGTTATGGAATTGTATATTTCCGATCATCCGCTGGATTGCCTGACCTGTGCAGCCAATGGCGACTGCGAATTGCAGGATATGGCCGGAATGGTCGGGTTGCGCGATGTGCGCTACGAGGCTGTGGCGACGCATTTCGAGGCACGCAACGCCGGTGGCGACATCAATCCGCAATTCATCCCCAAGGATGATAGCAACCCCTATTTCACGTATGATCCGGCCAAATGCATTGTCTGTAGCCGCTGCGTGCGCGCCTGCGAGGAAGTGCAGGGAACATTCGCACTGACCATCGAAGGCATGGGGTTCAATTCGCGCGTGGCCGCTGGCACGGCGTCGGATGATTTTCTGGCCTCTGATTGTGTGTCCTGCGGCGCTTGCGTGCAGGCCTGCCCGACGGCGACCTTGCAGGAAAAATCGGTGATTGAACTGGGCACGCCGGAACGGTCCGTCATCACGACCTGTGCCTATTGCGGGGTCGGCTGTTCGTTCAAGGCGGAACTGAATGGCGACGAATTGGTGCGCATGGTGCCTTACAAGAACGGCAAGGCCAATCGCGGCCATTCCTGCGTCAAGGGCCGCTTTGCCTATGGTTATGCCAATCACGCCGACCGCATCACATCACCGATGATCCGCGACAAGATCACCGATCCTTGGCGCGAAGTATCCTGGGAGGAGGCGATTGGTTTCACCGCCCAAAAGCTGCGTGATCTGCAGGCCAGACACGGGCAACAGGCGATTGGCGGCATCACGTCAAGCCGCTGCACCAACGAAGAAACCTTCCTGGTGCAAAAGATGATCCGCGCGACATTCGGCAACAACAACACCGACACCTGCGCGCGGGTCTGCCATTCGCCGACGGGCTATGGGTTGAAGACCACATTTGGCACATCCGCTGGCACGCAAGACTTTGATTCTGTTGAACATACTGACGTTGCAATCGTCATCGGCGCGAACCCCACCGATGGTCACCCCGTCTTTGCCAGCCGCCTGAAAAAGCGTCTGCGCGCGGGCGCGAAATTGATCGTGATTGACCCGCGCCGGATTGATCTGGTGAAAACACCGCATGTGGCGGCCAGCCATCATCTGCCCCTGCGCCCGGGCACAAACGTGGCCGTGTTGACCAGCATCGCCCATGTGATCGTGACCGAAGGTTTGATGGACGAGGCGTTTATTCGCGACCGCTGTGACTGGGATGAATTCGCCGAATACGCCGAATTTGTCAGCGACCCGCGCCATTCCCCCGAGGCGACCGCGCTGCTGAGCGGCGTCGACGCTGATGAGCTGCGCGGCGCGGCGCGGCTTTTTGCCAAGGGCGGCAATGGCGCGATTTACTATGGCCTTGGCGTGACAGAGCACAGCCAGGGGTCAACCACCGTCATGGCGATTGCGAATCTTGCGATGATGACCGGCAATCTGGGCCGTCCCGGTGTGGGCGTGAACCCCTTGCGCGGGCAAAACAACGTGCAGGGGGCCTGCGATATGGGGTCATTCCCGCATGAACTGCCCGGCTATCGGCATGTCTCTGATGATGCGACCCGCGAGGTGTTCGAAAAACTTTGGGGGGTTGAACTGGATGCAAAACCCGGGCTGCGCATCCCCAATATGCTGGACGCCGCCGTCGATGGCACCTTCAAGGGGCTGTATGTGCAGGGCGAGGATATCTTGCAGTCCGACCCCGATACCAAACACGTCATGGCGGGCCTTGAAGCGATGGAGTGCGTGATCGTCCACGACCTGTTCCTGAATGAAACCGCCAATTATGCGCATGTGTTCCTGCCCGGTTCGACCTTTCTTGAAAAGGACGGAACCTTTACCAATGCTGAACGTCGCATTAACCGTGTGCGCCGTGTCATGGCCCCGCTGAACGGCTATGCGGATTGGGAAGTGACCATGCTGCTGGCCAATGCGATGGGGGCCGGATGGACCTATACGCACCCCAGTCAAGTGATGGATGAAATCGCCGCGACGACCCCAAGTTTTGCCAATGTTTCCTATGAGTTGCTGGAAGAACGCGGATCGGTGCAATGGCCTTGCAATGATGCCAACCCAGATGGTGCACCAATCATGCACATCGACAGTTTCGCGCGCGGCAAGGGGCAGTTCATCATCACCGAATATATCGCCACCGAGGAACGCACAGGTGCGCGTTTCCCGCTGTTGTTAACCACCGGGCGCATCTTGTCGCAGTATAATGTGGGGGCGCAAACGCGGCGCACGCAAAACGTGGTCTGGCACGCCGAGGATGTGTTGGAAATCCATCCCCATGACGCCGAGGTGCGCGGCGTGACCGAGGGCGATTGGGTGAAGCTGGCCAGCCGGTCGGGGGATACGTCGCTGCGCGCGCATATCACGGACCGCGTGTCACCGGGTGTGGTTTACACGACGTTCCACCACCCCGATACACAGGCCAATGTGATCACCACCGACTACAGCGATTGGGCGACGAACTGCCCCGAATACAAGGTCACGGCGGTGCAGGTCGGGAAATCCAACGGTCCAACGGACTGGCAGGAAGATTACAATGCGCAGGCCGAAAAGTCGCGCCGTATCCTGCCTGCCGCCGAATGA